One Halarcobacter ebronensis genomic window carries:
- a CDS encoding M16 family metallopeptidase: MAQSLPKYYEKTLENGLKIVAIPMDNGTNVVSTNIFYNVGSRNEMMGKSGIAHMLEHLNFKSTKNLKAGEFDEIVKGFGGVNNASTSFDYTKYYIKSSSKNMDKSLELFAELMQNLTLKDEEFQPERDVVAEERRWRTDNNPMGYLQYRLFNNTYIYHPYHWTPIGFTQDIKNWTIEDIRNFHSTYYQPKNATVVVAGDISKDEVFASTEKYFKDIKNEKEIPEKVHMVEPKQDGQKSITVYKDTQIQMLAIAYHIPNYEHEDQLALSALSELLSSGKSSYLQKKLIDEKRLVNSIYAYNMELTDPGVFIFMAVCNEGVKAKDVKKEIDKIIAEIKDGKIKDSEIEKIKINTKADFIFSLEDSSSVASLYGSYFVRGNIKPLFEYEKKVSKLKKEDIVEVAKRYLTKGNSTTVILKKGEEN; encoded by the coding sequence ATGGCTCAGAGTTTACCAAAATATTATGAAAAAACTTTAGAAAATGGATTAAAAATAGTTGCAATTCCAATGGATAATGGTACGAATGTTGTATCTACAAATATATTCTACAATGTTGGAAGTAGAAATGAAATGATGGGGAAATCAGGTATTGCACATATGCTTGAACATCTAAATTTTAAATCAACAAAGAATTTAAAAGCTGGTGAATTTGATGAGATTGTAAAAGGATTTGGTGGGGTAAACAATGCTTCTACCTCATTTGACTATACAAAATATTATATAAAATCAAGCTCTAAAAATATGGATAAATCTTTAGAACTTTTTGCAGAATTAATGCAAAATTTAACGCTAAAAGATGAAGAGTTCCAACCAGAAAGAGATGTGGTTGCAGAAGAGAGAAGATGGAGAACAGATAATAATCCAATGGGATATTTACAATATAGGTTATTTAATAATACTTATATCTACCATCCATATCACTGGACTCCAATTGGTTTTACCCAAGATATAAAAAATTGGACTATTGAAGATATTAGAAATTTTCATTCTACATATTATCAACCAAAAAATGCAACAGTTGTTGTTGCAGGAGATATCTCAAAAGATGAAGTTTTTGCCTCTACAGAAAAATATTTCAAAGATATAAAAAATGAAAAAGAGATACCAGAAAAAGTTCATATGGTAGAACCAAAACAAGATGGGCAAAAAAGCATAACAGTTTATAAAGATACACAAATTCAAATGCTTGCAATTGCTTATCATATACCAAATTATGAGCATGAAGATCAACTTGCTCTTTCTGCACTTAGTGAACTTCTAAGTTCAGGGAAAAGTTCGTATCTTCAAAAAAAGCTTATTGATGAAAAAAGATTAGTAAACTCAATCTATGCTTATAATATGGAGTTAACTGATCCAGGAGTTTTTATCTTTATGGCTGTTTGTAACGAAGGTGTTAAAGCAAAAGATGTTAAAAAAGAGATTGACAAAATAATAGCTGAAATAAAAGATGGGAAGATAAAAGATTCTGAAATCGAAAAAATTAAGATAAATACAAAGGCTGATTTTATCTTCTCCCTTGAAGATTCAAGTTCAGTTGCTTCACTATATGGAAGCTACTTTGTAAGAGGAAATATAAAGCCCCTATTTGAGTATGAAAAGAAAGTATCAAAACTCAAAAAAGAAGATATTGTAGAAGTTGCGAAAAGATATTTAACCAAAGGAAACTCTACAACTGTTATTTTGAAAAAAGGGGAAGAGAATTAA
- a CDS encoding globin: MDYKITKTEFGERPDYELPKPIFLEEMGEEGLVKLFDEFYDLVAQSDIGNFFPQDEEELQKIKSHNVKFFIEACGGPKYYSEAVGHFDMIKAHEPFSITEKARTEWLGCMEEILRKSTISDEAKKSFWDYLERFSKHTVNVNTGLKLPEDIVKV, translated from the coding sequence ATGGATTATAAAATTACAAAAACAGAGTTTGGAGAGAGACCAGATTATGAACTTCCAAAGCCTATTTTTCTTGAAGAGATGGGTGAAGAAGGATTGGTAAAACTTTTTGATGAATTTTATGATTTAGTTGCACAGAGTGATATTGGAAACTTCTTTCCACAAGATGAAGAGGAGTTGCAAAAGATAAAGAGTCACAATGTGAAGTTTTTTATTGAAGCTTGTGGTGGACCTAAATACTACTCTGAGGCTGTTGGACATTTTGATATGATAAAGGCACATGAGCCTTTTTCAATCACAGAAAAAGCTAGAACAGAGTGGTTGGGATGTATGGAAGAAATTTTAAGAAAATCTACTATCTCAGATGAAGCAAAAAAGAGCTTTTGGGACTATTTAGAGAGATTTTCTAAACATACAGTTAATGTTAATACTGGTTTAAAACTACCAGAAGATATAGTAAAAGTTTAA
- the dapA gene encoding 4-hydroxy-tetrahydrodipicolinate synthase: MMEIITGAMTALITPFKNGKVDTLKYEELIKRQIAQGIDVVVPVGTTGESATLSVDEDKECIEIAVATCKGTGVKVIAGAGSNATHEACNIAKHAQAVGADGLLSVAPYYNKPSQEGIYQHYKAIAQSVEIPFVLYNVPGRTGSDISAATAIRLYDEVKNIYAIKEATGSIERAIEINSQRPDFCVISGDDAIDFPMLANGAKGIISVTANLLPNLKSKLVHSVFEGDYDTSREINNKLYELNKNLFIEPNPIPIKAAMYLAGLLDTLEYRLPLTAPSAETMKKLEKVLTKYEVIK; the protein is encoded by the coding sequence ATTATGGAGATTATAACGGGTGCAATGACTGCACTAATTACGCCATTTAAAAATGGTAAAGTAGATACTTTAAAATATGAAGAGTTAATCAAAAGACAAATTGCGCAAGGCATAGACGTAGTTGTACCAGTTGGTACTACAGGAGAGAGTGCTACACTATCAGTTGATGAAGATAAAGAGTGTATAGAAATAGCTGTTGCAACTTGTAAAGGAACTGGGGTGAAAGTAATTGCTGGAGCTGGTTCTAATGCAACACACGAAGCTTGTAATATTGCAAAACATGCACAAGCAGTTGGTGCAGATGGACTTTTATCAGTTGCACCATATTATAACAAACCTTCTCAAGAGGGAATTTATCAACACTATAAAGCAATTGCACAATCTGTAGAGATCCCTTTTGTACTTTATAATGTTCCAGGAAGAACTGGTTCAGATATTAGTGCAGCAACTGCTATTAGACTATATGATGAAGTAAAAAATATATATGCAATTAAAGAGGCAACAGGTTCAATTGAAAGAGCAATAGAGATAAACTCACAAAGACCAGATTTTTGTGTAATTTCAGGAGATGATGCAATAGATTTTCCTATGTTAGCAAATGGAGCAAAAGGGATTATCTCTGTTACAGCTAACTTACTTCCTAATTTGAAATCTAAACTTGTTCACTCTGTTTTTGAAGGAGATTATGACACATCAAGAGAGATAAATAACAAATTGTATGAACTAAATAAAAATCTATTTATAGAGCCAAATCCTATTCCTATAAAAGCTGCAATGTATCTTGCAGGTTTATTGGATACTTTAGAATATAGACTTCCTTTAACAGCTCCTAGTGCTGAAACAATGAAAAAACTAGAAAAAGTATTAACTAAATATGAGGTGATAAAATAA
- a CDS encoding enoyl-ACP reductase, whose product MNEFMKGKTLVISGGTKGIGKQCVYKFASNGVNVAFTYNSNAQVAEDICKDVEEKFGVKCKCYPFNILEPEKYKELFEEIDKDFDRVDFFISNAMIYGRAVVGGYGKFMKLKPRGLNNIYTATVNAFVCGAQQAAKRMEKIGGGSIVSLSSTGNLVYIENYAGHGTNKAAVEAMVRYAATELGAMGIRVNAVSGGPIDTDALKAFTNYEEVKAKTAEYSPLNRIGQPEDLAQSCFFLCTQDASWITGHTLIVDGGTTFK is encoded by the coding sequence ATGAATGAATTCATGAAAGGGAAAACATTAGTAATTAGTGGTGGAACCAAAGGTATTGGAAAGCAATGTGTTTATAAATTTGCAAGCAATGGTGTAAATGTTGCATTTACATATAATTCAAATGCACAAGTTGCAGAAGATATTTGTAAAGATGTTGAAGAGAAATTTGGTGTTAAATGTAAATGTTATCCATTTAATATCTTAGAACCAGAGAAATACAAAGAGCTTTTCGAAGAGATTGACAAAGATTTTGATAGAGTTGATTTCTTTATCTCTAATGCTATGATTTATGGTAGAGCAGTTGTTGGTGGATATGGTAAATTTATGAAATTAAAACCAAGAGGGTTAAATAACATCTATACTGCTACTGTTAATGCTTTTGTTTGTGGTGCACAACAAGCTGCAAAAAGAATGGAAAAAATTGGTGGTGGTTCAATTGTTTCTCTAAGTTCTACAGGAAACTTGGTTTATATTGAAAATTATGCTGGTCATGGTACAAATAAAGCAGCTGTTGAAGCAATGGTAAGATATGCAGCAACAGAACTTGGAGCAATGGGAATTAGAGTAAATGCAGTATCTGGTGGTCCTATTGATACTGATGCACTTAAAGCATTTACAAACTATGAAGAGGTTAAAGCAAAAACTGCTGAATACTCTCCATTAAACAGAATCGGTCAACCTGAAGATTTAGCACAATCTTGTTTCTTCTTATGTACACAAGATGCTTCTTGGATTACAGGTCACACACTAATTGTTGACGGTGGGACAACTTTTAAATAA
- the pgsA gene encoding CDP-diacylglycerol--glycerol-3-phosphate 3-phosphatidyltransferase encodes MKKSLNLPNCLALFRVALAPLMLLFLMERDSLLFQGWHASWLDYFAGLIFVIASVTDFFDGYIARQWNQMTKLGAILDPLADKMLMLAGFLGLMLIDRASGWAVFLILSREFFITGLRVVAVADGQNVAASMAGKVKTVFQMIAIGFLIMNWPFATILLWIAVALTLYSGYEYTRDYFKN; translated from the coding sequence ATGAAAAAGAGTCTAAATCTTCCTAATTGTTTAGCCCTTTTTAGAGTAGCATTAGCTCCACTAATGCTGCTTTTCCTTATGGAAAGAGACTCTCTTCTTTTTCAAGGATGGCATGCAAGCTGGCTTGACTACTTTGCAGGACTAATCTTTGTAATAGCTTCAGTAACTGATTTTTTTGATGGATATATAGCAAGACAATGGAACCAAATGACAAAATTGGGTGCAATTTTAGACCCATTAGCAGATAAAATGCTTATGTTAGCTGGTTTTTTAGGTCTTATGTTAATAGATAGAGCTTCTGGATGGGCTGTATTTTTGATTTTATCAAGAGAGTTTTTCATAACAGGACTTAGAGTTGTAGCAGTTGCTGACGGACAGAATGTTGCTGCTTCAATGGCAGGAAAAGTAAAAACTGTATTTCAAATGATAGCAATTGGTTTTCTAATTATGAATTGGCCTTTTGCAACTATTTTACTCTGGATTGCAGTAGCTTTAACGCTATATTCAGGATATGAATATACAAGAGATTATTTTAAAAATTAA
- the rseP gene encoding RIP metalloprotease RseP: MGTITFLLVLSFLVFFHELGHFLAARYFGVKVHVFSIGFGKKLYAKEYKGTLWQFALIPLGGYVKMKGQDDTKPGLVEEGNDSYNNKTPLQRIVILFAGPFANFILAAILYFVIALAGSNSLSPTIGNVQENSPAQKAGLEVGDVVVKINDKEIKTWDEIGAYIVSSQGALKFFVQRENKVLVKIINPHISDAQNIFKENIKKRMIGISPAPKIVTIYHNPLSALTYAWDKTIESSKMIFMGVQKLIQGIIPSSEVGGVISIGKVISDASQSSIVALLAITALISVNLGVLNLLPIPALDGGHIMFNLYEIITRRKPSDKVFMYLTLAGWMILASLMLLGIYNDINRIFLKGE; this comes from the coding sequence TTGGGTACAATTACTTTTTTACTAGTACTTTCTTTTTTAGTATTTTTTCATGAACTAGGACACTTTTTAGCTGCACGTTATTTTGGTGTAAAAGTGCATGTATTCTCTATTGGATTTGGTAAAAAACTTTATGCAAAAGAGTATAAAGGAACACTTTGGCAGTTTGCATTGATTCCACTTGGAGGATATGTAAAAATGAAAGGACAAGATGATACAAAACCAGGTCTTGTTGAAGAGGGTAATGACTCATACAATAATAAAACTCCTTTGCAAAGAATAGTAATTTTATTTGCTGGTCCCTTTGCAAACTTCATTTTAGCAGCAATTTTATATTTTGTAATCGCCCTTGCAGGTTCAAATTCATTGAGCCCAACAATTGGCAACGTACAAGAGAACTCTCCTGCACAAAAAGCTGGTTTAGAAGTTGGTGATGTGGTTGTAAAAATCAATGACAAAGAGATTAAAACTTGGGATGAGATTGGAGCGTATATAGTTTCTTCACAAGGTGCTTTAAAGTTCTTTGTTCAAAGGGAGAATAAAGTTCTTGTTAAGATAATTAATCCTCATATCTCTGATGCTCAAAATATCTTTAAAGAGAACATCAAAAAAAGAATGATTGGAATCTCTCCTGCACCAAAAATAGTTACAATATATCATAATCCTCTTTCAGCTTTAACTTATGCTTGGGATAAAACAATTGAATCATCTAAAATGATATTTATGGGTGTTCAAAAACTTATCCAAGGAATTATTCCTAGTTCAGAAGTTGGAGGAGTTATCTCAATTGGAAAAGTTATCTCTGATGCAAGTCAATCATCAATTGTAGCTCTTCTTGCAATTACAGCTTTGATTTCTGTAAATTTAGGAGTTCTTAACTTACTGCCTATTCCGGCTCTTGATGGTGGACATATTATGTTTAATCTTTATGAGATTATAACAAGAAGAAAACCAAGTGATAAAGTATTTATGTATTTAACTCTTGCTGGTTGGATGATTTTAGCTTCACTTATGTTACTTGGTATTTACAACGATATAAATAGAATATTTTTAAAGGGAGAATAA
- a CDS encoding YggS family pyridoxal phosphate-dependent enzyme — protein MEKELAVKNLDRVISKVEAARLRVSEHHIVKIIGVSKYSTSKDVAMLYSAGQRAFGENKVQDLKQKSQELEELPLEWHFIGRLQKNKINNLIDLNPTLMQSLDSYELALELDKKLELKKKKMSCLLQINSAFEESKTGVDPKEALDIYKKILENCPNIKLKGVMSIGAHSDDKEAIKNSFLITKKIYDEVVSFGAIYCSMGMSSDYELAITCGSNMIRVGSSLFK, from the coding sequence ATGGAAAAAGAGCTTGCCGTTAAAAATTTAGATAGAGTTATTTCAAAGGTAGAAGCAGCAAGACTTCGTGTCTCTGAACATCATATTGTTAAAATAATTGGTGTATCAAAATATTCAACTTCTAAAGATGTTGCCATGCTTTACAGTGCTGGACAAAGAGCTTTTGGAGAGAATAAAGTACAAGATTTAAAACAAAAATCTCAAGAGTTAGAAGAGTTACCTCTTGAGTGGCATTTTATAGGTAGATTACAAAAAAATAAGATAAACAATCTTATAGATTTAAATCCCACATTAATGCAATCCCTTGATTCATATGAACTTGCACTGGAATTGGATAAAAAACTAGAATTAAAAAAGAAAAAGATGTCATGTCTTCTTCAAATAAACTCAGCTTTTGAAGAGAGTAAAACAGGAGTTGATCCTAAAGAAGCACTTGATATTTATAAAAAGATTTTAGAAAATTGTCCTAATATAAAATTAAAAGGAGTTATGAGTATTGGCGCTCATAGTGATGACAAAGAAGCAATAAAAAACTCTTTTTTAATTACAAAAAAAATTTATGATGAAGTTGTTTCTTTTGGGGCTATTTACTGCTCTATGGGAATGAGTTCTGACTACGAATTAGCAATTACTTGCGGTTCAAATATGATAAGAGTTGGGTCCTCTTTATTCAAATAA
- the trpC gene encoding indole-3-glycerol phosphate synthase TrpC, whose protein sequence is MILDEINRRTREDVERRKKEYSLDWLGRSLSINPFPPRDVKPYLTSTKEEPIRIIAEVKKASPSKGVIKEDFDPLIIAQEYSNNGANAISVLTEPHYFQGNLEYLTQIRRYVPTPLLRKDFILDKYQIVEALVYGADFILLIAKSLSTKELKELYEYALHLGLEVLVEIHDKEDLKKAMKCGANIIGINHRNLETFEMDMNLCDELIPMIPNGKIIVAESGVSNIETIKRLNSIGADAFLIGEHFMRVPSIAEELTKFKKAVL, encoded by the coding sequence GTGATTTTAGATGAGATAAATAGAAGAACAAGAGAAGATGTTGAGAGAAGAAAAAAGGAGTACTCACTTGATTGGTTAGGAAGAAGCTTAAGTATCAATCCTTTTCCTCCAAGAGATGTAAAACCATATTTAACTTCAACAAAAGAAGAACCAATAAGGATTATTGCTGAGGTTAAAAAAGCAAGTCCTAGTAAAGGTGTAATAAAAGAGGATTTTGATCCACTTATAATTGCTCAAGAGTATTCAAATAATGGCGCAAATGCTATCTCTGTTCTAACTGAACCTCACTATTTTCAAGGTAATTTGGAGTATCTTACACAAATAAGAAGATATGTCCCAACACCACTTCTTAGAAAAGATTTTATCTTAGATAAATATCAAATTGTTGAAGCACTTGTTTATGGTGCAGATTTTATTTTACTTATAGCAAAGAGTTTGAGTACAAAAGAGTTAAAAGAGTTATATGAGTATGCTCTTCATTTAGGATTAGAAGTTTTAGTTGAAATTCATGATAAAGAGGATTTGAAAAAAGCTATGAAATGTGGAGCCAATATAATTGGAATAAATCATAGAAATTTAGAGACTTTTGAGATGGATATGAATCTTTGTGATGAATTAATACCAATGATACCCAATGGAAAAATTATAGTTGCAGAATCAGGAGTTTCAAATATTGAAACGATTAAAAGATTAAATTCAATTGGTGCTGATGCTTTTCTAATAGGGGAGCATTTTATGAGAGTGCCTTCTATTGCTGAAGAACTTACAAAATTTAAAAAGGCTGTTTTATAA
- a CDS encoding tetratricopeptide repeat protein — translation MQQPDNNLIKTNFKYKVYAQEDRDILFALEYLKNGNQKDSALLFEELFLNTLNDEYLLESVKLKFALKEYENIVTLVESNKENLKANEDSILKIYILSLLQMNQYEKAEIEISKLLEKDESEANFELLGNIYIQRAEFVKAKELFERLYEEKKSANALISLANIMFYDTNEKQKATKLLQTYVTMNGCKNIVCSKLLKFYEEENNLDGVILVLKRTYYDFQESNETETRNKIYNLLMFYLEKKGINEEIAFLEESKANDKKLLSLYRDNNQYEKAYFLANKLYEKSLNIDYLAQIAILEFEMAKDKRKVLDSVIKKFNDVLTVLDNHVYQNYLGYILIDFDIDVKKGIMFVKKALEKAPNNLAYIDSLAWGQYKLKDCKNAYINMKKVVDTVGTEEEEIRIHWEKIKECSK, via the coding sequence ATGCAACAGCCAGATAATAATTTGATAAAAACAAATTTTAAATACAAAGTTTATGCCCAAGAGGATAGGGATATTCTTTTTGCATTAGAGTATTTAAAAAATGGTAATCAAAAAGATTCAGCTTTACTTTTTGAAGAGTTGTTCCTAAATACTTTAAATGATGAATATCTTTTAGAATCTGTAAAATTGAAATTTGCATTAAAAGAGTATGAGAACATAGTTACTTTAGTAGAGAGTAATAAAGAGAATCTTAAAGCAAATGAAGACTCAATTTTAAAAATATATATTTTGTCTTTACTTCAAATGAATCAGTATGAAAAAGCAGAAATAGAGATCTCAAAACTTTTAGAAAAAGATGAGAGTGAAGCAAACTTTGAACTACTTGGTAATATCTATATTCAAAGAGCAGAGTTTGTAAAAGCAAAAGAACTATTTGAAAGATTATATGAAGAGAAAAAGTCAGCTAATGCTCTGATTAGTTTGGCAAATATTATGTTTTATGATACAAATGAAAAACAAAAAGCAACAAAACTACTTCAAACATATGTAACAATGAACGGCTGCAAAAATATTGTTTGTTCAAAACTTTTAAAATTTTATGAAGAAGAGAATAATTTGGATGGAGTTATATTAGTTTTAAAAAGAACCTATTATGATTTTCAAGAGAGCAATGAAACTGAGACAAGAAATAAAATCTATAATCTTTTGATGTTTTACTTAGAGAAAAAAGGTATTAACGAAGAGATAGCCTTTTTGGAAGAGAGTAAAGCAAATGATAAAAAACTATTATCTTTATACAGGGACAATAACCAATATGAAAAGGCTTATTTTTTAGCAAATAAACTCTATGAAAAGAGTTTAAATATTGACTATTTAGCGCAAATTGCAATTTTAGAGTTTGAAATGGCAAAAGATAAAAGAAAAGTTTTAGATAGTGTAATAAAAAAATTTAATGATGTATTAACTGTATTAGATAATCATGTTTATCAAAACTATTTAGGATATATTTTAATTGATTTTGATATTGATGTGAAAAAAGGAATAATGTTTGTAAAAAAAGCATTAGAGAAAGCTCCAAACAACCTTGCATATATTGATTCTTTAGCTTGGGGACAATATAAACTAAAAGATTGTAAGAATGCATATATAAATATGAAAAAAGTTGTAGATACAGTTGGAACAGAAGAGGAAGAGATTAGAATTCACTGGGAAAAAATCAAGGAGTGTAGTAAGTGA
- a CDS encoding YkgJ family cysteine cluster protein has product MSIIKKEGFNFAFDPKGCESCQGNCCIGESGNIWINKEEMINLSEYLKISLDEVMFSFLEKRGYKYSIKETKVAENNYACVFFDLERRACSIYEVRPVQCRTFPFWDYFKTKEDEVKKECPAILDI; this is encoded by the coding sequence ATGAGTATTATCAAAAAAGAGGGTTTTAATTTTGCCTTTGATCCAAAAGGGTGTGAAAGTTGCCAAGGTAATTGCTGTATAGGTGAAAGTGGCAATATATGGATAAACAAAGAAGAGATGATAAACTTAAGTGAGTATTTAAAAATATCTTTAGATGAAGTAATGTTTAGTTTTTTAGAAAAAAGAGGGTATAAGTATAGTATTAAAGAAACAAAAGTGGCTGAAAATAATTATGCATGTGTATTCTTTGATTTAGAAAGAAGAGCATGTTCAATATATGAAGTAAGACCAGTTCAGTGCCGTACTTTTCCATTTTGGGATTACTTTAAAACAAAAGAGGATGAGGTTAAAAAAGAGTGTCCAGCTATTTTAGATATATAA
- a CDS encoding tRNA1(Val) (adenine(37)-N6)-methyltransferase — protein MVLYQPNNGYCYNSDTHFLYSFILENLKKFKNIQGELLDIGSGSGILGLLVSRDNKKLKLNQCEIQNIFQELSVKNAQCNGIETTMYKGSLLDIKFDKKFDICISNPPFYHCDVIKSENENLKIARYNDSLPLDKFVKKVSNILTNSGKFFFCYDVKQLNEIIKVLSDNRLNIEALQFVHPKEDKDASLVLVYARKESKSLLKVLEPLIVFENDDFSLKAKEIYKKSSTHSIKVEI, from the coding sequence TTGGTTTTATATCAGCCAAATAATGGTTACTGCTACAATAGTGATACCCATTTTTTGTATAGCTTTATTCTTGAAAATTTGAAGAAATTTAAAAATATTCAAGGGGAACTTTTAGACATTGGTAGTGGCAGTGGAATATTGGGACTTTTAGTTTCAAGGGATAATAAAAAACTTAAGCTAAATCAATGTGAAATACAAAATATATTTCAAGAGTTATCAGTAAAAAATGCACAATGTAATGGTATTGAAACAACAATGTACAAAGGCTCTTTATTAGACATAAAGTTTGATAAAAAGTTTGATATATGTATTTCAAATCCACCATTTTATCACTGTGATGTAATAAAAAGTGAAAATGAAAACCTTAAAATTGCAAGATATAATGATAGTTTGCCTTTAGATAAGTTTGTTAAAAAAGTTTCAAATATATTAACTAACAGTGGTAAGTTTTTTTTCTGCTATGATGTAAAACAGTTAAATGAAATAATTAAAGTTTTAAGTGATAATAGGCTTAATATAGAGGCTTTACAATTTGTTCATCCAAAAGAGGATAAAGATGCTTCTTTAGTTTTAGTATATGCTAGAAAAGAGTCAAAATCTTTACTAAAAGTTTTAGAACCTTTAATAGTATTTGAAAATGATGATTTCTCTTTAAAAGCTAAAGAGATTTATAAAAAGAGTTCAACACATAGTATAAAAGTGGAAATATGA
- a CDS encoding 4Fe-4S dicluster domain-containing protein: protein MAILEAPENTPVWVNENRCKACDVCVSVCPAGVLAMRQEPTSTLGAMVEIVNPESCIGCTDCELSCPDFAIYVADKKEFKFAKLTDESKSRAEAIKNNNYRKLSA from the coding sequence ATGGCGATTTTAGAAGCTCCAGAGAATACACCTGTTTGGGTTAATGAAAACAGATGTAAAGCCTGTGATGTTTGTGTATCAGTTTGTCCAGCAGGAGTACTTGCAATGAGACAAGAACCAACTTCGACACTAGGTGCCATGGTAGAGATTGTTAATCCAGAATCATGTATTGGATGTACTGATTGTGAATTATCATGTCCAGATTTTGCAATTTATGTTGCAGATAAAAAAGAGTTTAAATTTGCAAAGCTAACTGATGAATCAAAAAGTAGAGCAGAAGCAATTAAAAACAACAACTACAGAAAACTTAGTGCGTAA
- a CDS encoding 2-oxoglutarate synthase subunit alpha, translating into MARELISTGNDLAAIAAVDAGCEFFGGYPITPSSEIMHTISDLLPKNGGASIQMEDEIAGICAALGAAMSGKRSLTATSGPGISLKSENIGLGYIAEVPLVIINVMRGGPSTGLPTRVQQGDINQAKAPTHGDYKSITVCASNLEECYTETVRAFNLADRFMQPVFVLLDETIGHMSGRAVLPDLQDVKDSIKPRKIFEGNPKEYEPYNVAKDEAAVLNPMFKGYRYHYTGLHHDFNGHPTEDATLCQNLIERLFNKVEAHLDEIESYEEYMLEDAEIMIIAYGSLALSVREAVNRLRTGGIKVGMFRPITLWPSPEAKIKELCDKFKKVLVTELNMGQYIQEIERASGRRDFETLFRANGRPIAPLEIMEKVKGM; encoded by the coding sequence ATGGCAAGAGAATTAATTTCAACAGGAAATGATTTAGCTGCAATAGCTGCAGTTGATGCTGGATGTGAGTTCTTTGGTGGGTATCCAATCACTCCATCAAGCGAAATAATGCATACTATCTCTGATTTACTGCCTAAAAATGGTGGAGCATCTATTCAAATGGAAGATGAAATAGCAGGTATTTGTGCAGCACTTGGTGCAGCAATGAGTGGGAAAAGATCTCTTACTGCAACCTCAGGACCAGGGATTTCATTAAAATCAGAAAATATTGGTCTTGGATATATTGCAGAAGTACCTTTAGTAATTATAAATGTAATGAGAGGTGGACCATCAACTGGTCTTCCAACTAGGGTACAACAAGGAGATATTAATCAAGCAAAAGCTCCAACACATGGAGATTATAAATCAATTACTGTTTGTGCTTCTAATTTAGAAGAGTGTTATACAGAGACTGTAAGAGCATTTAATCTTGCAGATAGATTTATGCAACCAGTATTTGTACTTTTAGATGAAACAATAGGACATATGTCTGGACGTGCAGTACTTCCAGATTTACAAGATGTAAAAGATAGTATCAAACCAAGAAAAATATTTGAAGGTAATCCAAAAGAGTATGAGCCATATAATGTAGCAAAAGATGAAGCTGCTGTTTTAAACCCAATGTTTAAAGGTTATAGATATCACTATACAGGACTACATCACGATTTTAATGGACATCCAACAGAAGATGCGACTCTGTGTCAAAATCTAATTGAAAGATTATTTAATAAAGTTGAAGCTCATCTTGATGAAATTGAATCATATGAAGAGTATATGTTAGAAGATGCAGAGATTATGATAATTGCATATGGTTCTTTAGCTCTATCTGTTAGAGAAGCTGTAAATAGATTAAGAACTGGGGGGATAAAAGTTGGTATGTTTAGACCAATTACCCTTTGGCCAAGTCCAGAAGCAAAAATCAAAGAGCTTTGCGATAAATTTAAAAAAGTTTTAGTTACTGAACTTAATATGGGGCAATATATCCAAGAGATTGAAAGAGCAAGTGGAAGAAGAGATTTTGAAACTCTATTTAGAGCAAATGGTAGACCAATTGCACCACTTGAAATTATGGAAAAAGTGAAAGGAATGTAA